The Oryzihumus leptocrescens sequence GGGCGTGCCGGTGCCGCTGATGCAGTTCTTCACCATGGAGGCGAAGCCCGCGGTGTCCCACGCGTTGAAGAAGTCGGCGTGCAGCGACTGGCCGTCGCTGGTGCCGTGCTCGGCGTCGGAGGAGAGCTCCAGGTCCGCGCCCTTGCCCGTGTAGGGGTAGGAGATCGTCTCGCGCAGCGCGACCATCTTGATCGGGAAGCCGGACGGGCAGCTCTTGCCGACGCGGTAGGCGTAGTTCTTGTTGTCGGTGGTGTCGCCCACCTGGCTGGCCGGGTGGTTGGGCTTGACGCCGTTCCAGCAGGACGGGAAGTCGATGTGGGCCGTCAGCGTCGAGCCGGGCTTGCCGGTGGCGCCGGTGCAGTCCGGGATGGCCTGCGACGGCGGGACGGACATGTACTGCCCGCAGGACCAGTCGTGCTTCTCGGCGACCAGGCGGGTGTCGGCCGGGAACGGCTGGCCGTCACCGGTCTCCTTGAAGTCCCAGCTGCGGTAGTACGCGGTGAACGCCTGCGGGGTGAGCGCCTTCTTCGTGGCGGTGTACTGCAGGACCGGGACCCAGTAGCCGGCCGTGTCCTTGGGGTTCTCGCAGTTCGTGCCCTTGCCCTGCAGGTCCGACAGGTTCGCGGCGTTGGGGTTGGGCAGGGACAGCCAGGCGTTGTTGCCGAAGAACTGATGGTTGTGGCCGACCTGCCCCTGCTCGTCGTGGTGCACGATCGGGTCGAACCGCCCGGTGCCGGTGGTCTGCTTGC is a genomic window containing:
- a CDS encoding DUF1996 domain-containing protein — its product is MRHTPRHAAVALPSRRLQVIAMVMAATLALIVTSLVSQSQSQSAQAMAKIKCKQTTGTGRFDPIVHHDEQGQVGHNHQFFGNNAWLSLPNPNAANLSDLQGKGTNCENPKDTAGYWVPVLQYTATKKALTPQAFTAYYRSWDFKETGDGQPFPADTRLVAEKHDWSCGQYMSVPPSQAIPDCTGATGKPGSTLTAHIDFPSCWNGVKPNHPASQVGDTTDNKNYAYRVGKSCPSGFPIKMVALRETISYPYTGKGADLELSSDAEHGTSDGQSLHADFFNAWDTAGFASMVKNCISGTGTPTAAECG